One part of the Phormidium ambiguum IAM M-71 genome encodes these proteins:
- a CDS encoding glycosyltransferase family 4 protein — translation MKILVLSWEFPPRIVGGISRHVAELYPELVKLGHEIHLITSEFGEAPMYEVVEGVHIHRIPVSWGHDFLHWIGNLNNSMGVHGGKLIMEEGPFDVIHAHDWLVGDAAIALKHSFKIPLVTTIHATEYGRYNGIYNYQQRYICEKEKRLTYESWRVIVCTKYMRQEVSRVLVTPEDKIDIIYNGIRPEKKNGNGFDRQEFRRKFAKDDEKIVYYVGRISHEKGVWLLLNAAPKVIWEMGGKVKIVIVGGGNTDHLKQQAWQIGIWESCCFTGFMSDEDLNKFQTIANCAVFPSLYEPFGIVALESFAAKVPVVVSDTGGLPEVVQHGKTGIVTWTNNADSLAWGILEVLRNSELAQHLVENAYKDLKQRFCWAGLALQTQEVYQRVNKERSQVIW, via the coding sequence ATGAAAATTCTGGTGTTATCTTGGGAATTTCCACCACGAATAGTCGGAGGAATTTCTCGCCATGTAGCAGAACTATACCCGGAATTAGTCAAACTGGGTCATGAGATCCATTTGATTACATCAGAATTCGGGGAAGCACCCATGTATGAAGTGGTAGAAGGGGTGCATATCCACCGAATACCAGTCAGCTGGGGTCATGATTTTCTGCACTGGATTGGCAATTTGAATAATAGCATGGGTGTTCATGGCGGAAAATTAATCATGGAGGAAGGGCCATTTGATGTAATTCATGCTCATGATTGGTTGGTGGGAGATGCAGCGATCGCACTCAAACATAGTTTTAAAATTCCTCTAGTAACAACAATTCATGCTACAGAATATGGTCGTTACAACGGAATTTATAATTATCAACAACGTTATATTTGTGAAAAAGAAAAACGCTTAACTTATGAATCTTGGCGAGTCATTGTTTGCACAAAATATATGCGTCAAGAAGTCAGCAGAGTTTTAGTTACTCCCGAAGATAAAATAGATATAATTTATAATGGAATCCGTCCCGAAAAGAAAAATGGTAACGGTTTCGATCGCCAAGAATTTCGGCGCAAATTTGCCAAAGATGACGAAAAAATAGTTTATTATGTCGGCAGAATTTCTCACGAAAAAGGCGTTTGGTTATTATTAAATGCTGCACCTAAAGTAATTTGGGAAATGGGCGGAAAAGTTAAAATTGTGATCGTAGGTGGCGGTAATACCGATCATTTGAAACAACAAGCTTGGCAAATTGGCATTTGGGAAAGTTGTTGTTTTACTGGTTTCATGTCTGATGAAGATTTAAATAAATTTCAAACCATTGCTAACTGCGCCGTTTTTCCTAGTCTTTATGAACCTTTCGGCATTGTCGCTTTAGAAAGTTTCGCCGCAAAAGTACCTGTAGTAGTTTCCGATACTGGCGGTTTACCCGAAGTAGTGCAACATGGTAAAACTGGAATAGTAACTTGGACAAATAATGCAGACTCCCTAGCTTGGGGAATTTTAGAAGTTTTGCGTAATTCAGAATTGGCACAGCATTTAGTAGAAAATGCTTACAAAGATTTGAAACAGCGATTTTGTTGGGCGGGTTTAGCTTTACAGACACAAGAAGTTTATCAACGAGTTAATAAAGAAAGATCTCAAGTTATTTGGTAA
- the malQ gene encoding 4-alpha-glucanotransferase, with the protein MTLQRSSGILLHPTSLPSEFGIGDLGKAAYNFVDFLVKSGQKYWQVLPLGPTGYEHSPYTMNYSAFAGNPLMISLEQLVKEGLLKSEELNPITGNGESAYDRVNFDAVITQKYDYLKLAFERFRLKLENQPNSELEKFCQEQAWWLDDYVLFMSLLEVNHGQAWNNWEKAIARREPQALKEQKEVLKDLILYHQFLQFKFFEQWKELRQYANEKNIQIIGDVSIYVCHNSADVWANQENFALDPETLESAWMAGVPPDYFSETGQLWGNPVYNWEHLQSTNYSWWIDRFKATLQYVDIVRIDHFRGFEAFWRIPAGETTGMKGEWIKAPGEDFFEKLGQALGNLPVLAEDLGIITPEVEELRDRFNFPGMRILMFAFADDATNPYLPHNYIPNSVVYPGTHDNDTIIGWWEKASEKEKQYIAEYLGYSHYQEIKEINWVFIRMALGSVSNLAIIALQDVLGLDNRARMNDPSVSAGNWRWRFTDSNLLTQELSDKLLKLNQIYNR; encoded by the coding sequence ATGACTTTGCAACGCAGCAGTGGTATTTTACTACATCCTACTTCTTTGCCTAGCGAATTTGGCATAGGTGATTTAGGAAAAGCAGCTTACAATTTTGTTGATTTTTTAGTAAAAAGTGGTCAAAAATATTGGCAGGTGTTACCGTTAGGGCCGACGGGATATGAACACTCGCCTTATACGATGAATTATAGTGCTTTTGCTGGCAATCCATTAATGATTAGTTTAGAACAATTAGTCAAGGAAGGATTGCTGAAATCAGAAGAATTAAACCCAATAACAGGGAATGGGGAAAGTGCTTACGATCGCGTTAATTTTGATGCAGTAATTACTCAGAAATATGATTATTTAAAATTAGCTTTTGAACGCTTTCGGTTAAAGTTAGAAAATCAACCAAATTCTGAATTAGAAAAGTTTTGTCAAGAACAAGCTTGGTGGCTAGATGATTATGTATTATTTATGTCGCTTTTAGAAGTTAATCATGGACAAGCTTGGAATAACTGGGAAAAGGCAATTGCTAGAAGGGAACCGCAAGCACTCAAAGAACAAAAGGAAGTTTTAAAAGACTTAATTTTGTATCATCAATTCTTACAATTTAAGTTTTTTGAGCAATGGAAAGAATTACGTCAATATGCCAATGAAAAAAACATTCAAATTATTGGTGATGTTTCCATTTATGTTTGTCATAATAGCGCTGATGTTTGGGCAAATCAAGAAAATTTTGCCCTCGATCCTGAAACTTTAGAATCTGCTTGGATGGCTGGCGTTCCCCCCGATTATTTTAGCGAAACTGGGCAATTGTGGGGAAATCCTGTTTATAATTGGGAACATTTACAATCCACAAATTATAGTTGGTGGATTGACAGATTTAAAGCGACTTTGCAGTATGTAGATATTGTCAGAATCGATCATTTTCGGGGTTTTGAAGCTTTCTGGCGGATACCTGCTGGAGAAACTACGGGAATGAAAGGGGAATGGATTAAAGCGCCTGGGGAAGACTTTTTTGAAAAGTTAGGTCAAGCTTTAGGAAATCTCCCAGTTTTAGCGGAAGATTTGGGAATTATTACCCCAGAAGTGGAGGAGTTGCGCGATCGCTTTAACTTCCCCGGAATGCGAATTTTAATGTTTGCCTTTGCGGATGATGCCACTAACCCTTATTTACCCCATAATTACATCCCTAACTCTGTAGTTTATCCCGGAACTCACGACAATGATACTATTATTGGGTGGTGGGAAAAAGCGAGTGAAAAAGAAAAGCAATACATTGCCGAATATTTAGGTTATTCCCATTACCAAGAAATCAAAGAAATTAATTGGGTTTTCATTCGGATGGCGTTAGGTTCCGTTTCCAATTTGGCCATAATTGCTTTACAAGATGTTTTAGGATTGGATAATCGCGCCCGCATGAATGATCCAAGCGTGAGTGCAGGAAATTGGCGTTGGCGGTTTACTGATTCTAATTTATTGACTCAAGAATTGAGCGATAAATTACTGAAATTGAATCAAATTTACAATCGTTGA
- a CDS encoding DUF2079 domain-containing protein, with product MVLNGRKNPYLKGVITVAIAFFVLMLSLTLHRYFTFYASYDQGIFNQVFWNGIHGRFFQSSLSSQLSTNVVHNGEVPSVFYHRLGQHFTPALLLWLPLYLLFPAPTTLTVLQVTLVTAAGLVLYYLARQYLQPRLAAIITFSFYGANAIIGPTLSNFHDICQIPLFIFGLLLAMEKRWWWLFALLAVLILAVREDGGVSLFGVGFYMIASRRFPRIGLGVCTLAFGYMIVLTNLIMPLFSADISQRFMMERFGQYAEGTEASTVEIIWGMVTNPWRLFVELITPIDRTITYFLAHWLPFAFVPAVSPTAWAIAGFPLLKLLLGQGQSVLAINIRYAMTVVPGLCYGTILWWAAGRENLIDAPVRDLIARGLISLRNFFSYPIFQRVKLIIGNLVNWWEKQPNLLKLSMQRFWIICICLSLIFTVTSNPNRTLSFLIPDSIRPLVYVPITDQWKHAGSIRNLLDRIPVDGSVAATTYIVPHLSGRREIIRFPALQFRNDRREVVSVDYAIADLWQLQKYQVAFKTDCQILQDSVQTIDKIIGNRLYGITGFQDGVILMQKAVPSNPDAVSAWQIFRKEIKPILDKPKC from the coding sequence ATGGTACTAAACGGGAGGAAGAATCCCTATCTCAAAGGGGTTATTACTGTAGCGATCGCGTTTTTCGTGCTGATGTTGAGTTTGACTCTGCATCGTTATTTCACGTTCTACGCTTCCTACGACCAAGGAATATTTAACCAGGTATTTTGGAATGGCATTCACGGTCGATTTTTTCAAAGTTCTTTGTCCTCCCAGTTATCGACGAACGTAGTCCACAATGGCGAAGTACCGTCTGTGTTTTATCACAGATTAGGGCAACATTTCACACCAGCATTGTTGCTTTGGCTACCCTTGTATTTATTGTTTCCCGCTCCTACGACCTTAACTGTATTACAGGTTACTCTGGTTACTGCGGCTGGTTTAGTTTTGTACTATTTAGCTAGGCAGTATCTCCAACCACGTTTAGCAGCAATAATTACGTTTAGTTTTTATGGTGCTAATGCAATTATCGGCCCTACCCTCTCTAATTTCCATGATATCTGCCAAATCCCCTTATTTATATTTGGGTTGCTTTTGGCAATGGAAAAACGATGGTGGTGGTTGTTTGCTTTGTTGGCTGTGCTGATTTTGGCAGTTAGGGAAGATGGAGGAGTAAGTTTATTTGGTGTTGGTTTTTACATGATTGCTAGCCGGAGGTTTCCCCGGATTGGTTTAGGGGTTTGTACCCTGGCTTTCGGTTATATGATCGTGTTGACTAATTTAATTATGCCGCTATTTTCGGCTGATATTTCCCAAAGATTTATGATGGAAAGATTTGGTCAGTATGCCGAGGGAACTGAGGCTTCTACTGTAGAAATTATTTGGGGAATGGTGACGAATCCTTGGCGGTTGTTTGTAGAGCTAATTACACCAATAGATCGTACTATCACATATTTTTTGGCACATTGGTTGCCTTTTGCTTTTGTGCCAGCTGTTTCGCCAACGGCTTGGGCGATCGCAGGTTTTCCTTTGCTAAAATTACTGCTGGGTCAAGGACAATCTGTACTAGCAATTAATATTCGCTACGCCATGACTGTGGTTCCGGGACTTTGCTACGGTACAATTCTTTGGTGGGCAGCAGGAAGAGAAAATTTAATTGATGCTCCTGTTAGAGATTTAATTGCTAGGGGTTTAATTTCGCTACGCAATTTCTTTTCTTACCCAATTTTTCAGAGGGTAAAATTAATAATTGGGAATTTGGTTAATTGGTGGGAAAAACAGCCAAATTTACTGAAATTGTCGATGCAGAGGTTTTGGATAATTTGTATCTGTCTTTCACTGATATTTACCGTTACTTCTAACCCAAATCGAACTTTATCTTTCTTGATTCCCGATTCAATTCGTCCCTTGGTATATGTACCAATCACCGATCAGTGGAAACACGCAGGTAGTATTCGTAACCTATTAGATAGAATTCCAGTAGATGGGAGTGTAGCAGCAACGACTTATATAGTGCCTCATTTGTCTGGAAGAAGGGAAATTATTAGGTTTCCAGCTTTGCAGTTTCGTAACGATCGACGAGAGGTGGTAAGTGTAGATTATGCGATCGCAGATTTATGGCAATTGCAAAAATACCAAGTAGCTTTTAAAACCGATTGCCAAATTTTACAAGATAGCGTGCAAACTATTGATAAAATAATCGGTAATCGCTTATACGGAATTACTGGCTTTCAAGATGGAGTTATTCTTATGCAGAAAGCCGTACCGTCTAATCCTGATGCTGTTTCTGCATGGCAGATATTCCGCAAGGAAATCAAGCCAATCCTAGATAAACCCAAGTGTTAG